The Chitinophagaceae bacterium genome has a window encoding:
- a CDS encoding helix-hairpin-helix domain-containing protein encodes MLDKWASEIVISDDTLVKKNAFKTQKYIHREEKQVIQKKDINTATENDFIPLPGIAEKLSTRIVRYREALGGFYDYKQLYEVWGLNEKTIEEIQKYFFISLEKCCKKININNISSDELKKHPYLRGNIGKVMVTYRTVHGKFNSASDLLQIKEIPDSVFAKIMPYIEF; translated from the coding sequence ATGCTAGATAAATGGGCAAGTGAGATAGTCATAAGCGACGATACTCTTGTAAAGAAAAATGCGTTTAAAACTCAAAAATATATTCATAGAGAAGAGAAGCAGGTTATTCAAAAAAAAGATATAAATACTGCTACAGAAAACGATTTCATTCCACTACCCGGCATTGCAGAAAAACTTTCTACACGAATAGTTCGATATAGAGAAGCATTAGGTGGTTTTTATGATTACAAGCAGTTGTACGAAGTATGGGGACTAAATGAAAAAACTATTGAGGAAATACAAAAATATTTTTTTATATCTCTTGAAAAATGCTGTAAAAAAATAAATATCAATAATATATCTTCTGATGAGTTAAAAAAACACCCTTATTTGAGAGGAAATATAGGTAAGGTTATGGTAACCTATAGAACAGTACATGGAAAATTTAACAGTGCTTCCGATTTACTGCAAATAAAAGAGATTCCTGATTCTGTGTTTGCTAAAATAATGCCTTATATAGAGTTTTAG
- a CDS encoding arsenosugar biosynthesis-associated peroxidase-like protein gives MESYYNPEDLKKFGNISEFEPELAKKFFEYYGKVFEEGGLTAREKSLIALAVAHAIQCPYCIDAYTVDTLEKGCDEKQVMEAVHVAAAIKAGASLVHSVQMMNKYKKLSM, from the coding sequence ATGGAAAGTTACTATAATCCGGAGGATTTAAAAAAATTTGGAAATATATCAGAATTTGAACCAGAATTGGCAAAAAAATTTTTTGAATATTATGGGAAAGTATTTGAAGAAGGGGGATTAACAGCAAGAGAAAAATCGCTTATCGCTTTAGCAGTAGCCCATGCTATACAATGTCCTTATTGCATAGATGCTTATACAGTAGATACTTTAGAGAAAGGATGTGATGAAAAACAGGTTATGGAAGCAGTTCATGTTGCTGCGGCTATTAAAGCTGGAGCTTCATTGGTACATAGCGTTCAGATGATGAATAAGTATAAAAAATTATCTATGTAA
- the nhaD gene encoding sodium:proton antiporter NhaD, which translates to MENIFTINSLIVLVFVLCYICIVFEETIKMSKTAFALLAGIVCWTLLFVGNPSHIKESMGHFSHHFSKISEILFFLLGAMTIVEIIDSHHGFRIITRLITTQSKVRLLWISSFLCFFMSAVLDNLTTAIVMISLLRKILKSREDIKFYGGMVVIAANAGGAWTPIGDVTTTMLWIGNQVSSGAIMQSLFLPSLVSIVVPLGFISIKMKGYFESATEKSEIEEKAPGLEKHETNKIFILGVGSLIFVPIFKTLTGMPPFMGILLGVASMWILVELLHNKKEEHISKHYSIKSALEKTDVPSVLFFLGILLAISCLETTGMLNQASEYLSKAIPNNNMVIFLIGILSAVIDNVPLVAACQGMYPLSMYPTDDNVWIFLAYTAGTGGSILIIGSAAGVAVMGMAKIDFMWYLKKISIWAFIGYVAGALVYLYI; encoded by the coding sequence ATGGAGAATATATTTACTATTAATAGTTTGATTGTTTTAGTATTTGTTTTATGCTATATATGTATAGTTTTTGAAGAAACTATCAAAATGAGCAAGACAGCATTTGCACTTTTAGCAGGGATAGTTTGTTGGACACTTCTTTTTGTAGGAAATCCTAGTCATATCAAAGAGAGTATGGGGCATTTTTCACATCATTTTTCTAAAATATCAGAGATATTATTTTTTCTTTTGGGAGCAATGACCATAGTAGAGATAATAGATAGCCATCATGGTTTTAGAATCATTACCCGACTCATTACCACACAAAGCAAGGTGCGGTTATTATGGATATCCAGTTTTCTTTGTTTTTTTATGAGTGCTGTTTTGGATAATCTTACTACTGCTATAGTAATGATTTCTCTTTTACGCAAGATATTAAAAAGTAGAGAGGATATAAAGTTTTACGGAGGAATGGTAGTAATAGCCGCAAATGCAGGAGGTGCTTGGACCCCCATTGGAGATGTGACTACTACAATGCTTTGGATAGGAAACCAAGTAAGTAGTGGCGCTATTATGCAATCTCTTTTTCTGCCGAGTTTAGTTTCTATAGTAGTGCCATTAGGATTTATTTCCATAAAAATGAAAGGATACTTTGAATCTGCTACTGAAAAATCAGAGATAGAAGAAAAGGCACCTGGATTAGAAAAACATGAGACCAATAAGATATTTATTTTAGGAGTTGGTTCCCTTATTTTTGTTCCTATATTCAAAACACTGACGGGTATGCCTCCTTTTATGGGAATACTTTTAGGGGTTGCAAGTATGTGGATTTTAGTAGAACTTTTGCATAATAAAAAAGAAGAACATATATCCAAACATTATTCTATCAAAAGTGCATTGGAGAAGACAGATGTTCCGAGTGTTTTGTTTTTTTTAGGAATATTATTGGCAATCTCTTGTTTAGAAACTACGGGAATGCTGAATCAAGCGAGTGAATATCTTTCTAAGGCTATTCCAAATAATAATATGGTTATTTTTCTTATCGGCATTCTCTCCGCAGTTATAGATAATGTGCCTTTAGTAGCCGCTTGTCAGGGTATGTATCCATTGAGTATGTATCCTACAGATGATAATGTATGGATATTTTTAGCATACACAGCGGGAACAGGGGGAAGTATACTTATCATAGGTTCTGCTGCAGGCGTTGCAGTAATGGGAATGGCAAAAATAGATTTTATGTGGTATTTGAAAAAGATAAGTATTTGGGCATTTATAGGTTATGTAGCAGGCGCCTTAGTGTATCTCTATATATAA
- the arsS gene encoding arsenosugar biosynthesis radical SAM protein ArsS (Some members of this family are selenoproteins.), whose translation MGNSKSLYSQKHHFQFSQNQIDYLEKNTPVKFEEKLRKQNLFPLTPKTLEIFQINIGKMCNQVCKHCHVDAGPDRKEIMTQETMALCLKSIELSGAHTVDITGGAPEMNPNFRWFIEQVSSLGKTIIVRSNLTIIVSNPQSYTLPDFFKHHNVEVISSLPYFTAQKTDIQRGEGVFEKSIKALKMLNEVGYGRDNSPLKLHLVYNPTGAFLPANQISLEKEFKQKLKQLHNIDFHNLYTITNLPISRFLHYLIETNNYNDYMEKLINLYNPLAAENVMCRNTISISWDGYIYDCDFNQMLEMKIETESQYQHISFFNTNILSHRNIKVNQHCYGCTAGAGSSCSGNTI comes from the coding sequence ATGGGTAACAGTAAATCTTTATATTCTCAAAAACACCACTTTCAGTTTTCACAAAATCAAATAGATTATTTAGAAAAAAACACTCCCGTAAAGTTTGAAGAAAAACTTCGAAAACAAAATTTATTTCCACTTACACCGAAAACCTTAGAAATATTTCAAATCAATATAGGTAAAATGTGTAATCAAGTATGTAAACACTGCCATGTAGATGCAGGTCCAGATAGAAAAGAAATAATGACTCAAGAAACCATGGCATTATGTTTGAAAAGTATTGAACTATCGGGAGCACATACGGTGGATATTACGGGAGGAGCTCCTGAAATGAATCCAAATTTTAGATGGTTTATAGAACAAGTTTCTTCTCTGGGAAAAACAATAATAGTGAGGAGTAATCTCACTATTATTGTTTCTAATCCTCAGTCCTATACTCTTCCTGATTTTTTTAAACACCATAATGTAGAGGTTATTTCTTCTTTACCTTATTTTACCGCTCAAAAAACAGATATACAAAGGGGTGAAGGAGTATTTGAAAAATCTATAAAAGCCCTCAAAATGCTCAACGAAGTCGGATATGGAAGAGACAACTCACCGCTCAAACTCCATTTAGTTTATAATCCTACAGGGGCTTTTTTACCCGCAAACCAAATCTCCTTAGAAAAAGAATTTAAACAGAAACTAAAACAACTACATAACATAGATTTTCACAATCTCTATACCATAACAAACCTTCCTATTAGTAGGTTTTTACACTATTTAATAGAAACAAACAATTATAATGACTATATGGAGAAGCTTATCAATCTCTATAACCCTCTGGCAGCAGAAAATGTTATGTGTAGAAATACTATCTCTATCTCATGGGATGGTTATATCTATGACTGTGACTTTAATCAGATGTTAGAAATGAAAATAGAAACGGAATCTCAATACCAACATATTTCCTTTTTCAATACAAACATTTTATCTCATAGAAATATAAAAGTGAATCAACATTGCTATGGATGCACAGCAGGAGCTGGGTCGAGCTGTTCGGGGAACACTATATGA